From Weissella diestrammenae, a single genomic window includes:
- the recJ gene encoding single-stranded-DNA-specific exonuclease RecJ, protein MIASKYNWQVLASQDNQTVKDIQDAFGASQLIAQILVSRGYDTLDKVNRFLHPDLDMLYDPFLFYGMTTAVDRIMAAIDNNEKIVVYGDYDVDGMTATTIMTSALEIMGANVTYFVPSRFNDGYGPNLAAYQQLVAEGMELLITVDNGVTGYDEIAWLKTVGVDTIVTDHHELPDQLPEAVAVIHPRHPMGDYPFGALSGAGVAFKVASALLEAPADEMLDLAAIGTIADVMSLTDENRVIVALGLKSINQAPRLGIEAILSLLSGQIDQVTAETVGFQIAPRLNSLGRLKDATDGVRLLLSDDDDEAKRLATQIDSLNDERKALVDSITEQALQQAAGERQNDAVLLIVGQGWHEGVLGIVAARVLEHTGKPTIILNHAGDMMKGSARSISAFNLYQAMQPHRALYHAFGGHALAAGMTIPFENLVAVRELLNQAALTQHLAEDNQLPLSITASVSGQDFNQQNFDQLQLLAPFGQDNAEPIFLVALTNTQNVKTMSDGKHLRFTGQTSDQPLPIIGWQMGMYADALTGHYDSLEVVGTMSKNTFRGATNYQMIAKDMRAQGSGILDIRTSRLTRQTFNHTATYIFFNQKVYEQLNSVIQGNSRAIWWEDAFNLTNAGLMAFVDLPADLDQLHQVLAYVPADGWAPIFYTSHPAYLQKVPGHAEFATFYKFMMQQRQVALKQYFDQMAAHLKMSPETLRLIINVFLDAKFVTIENGFLNAVQQPVSTELEQTKSYQAYLNKREIERQLIYSSTSELEQLLNELAKAD, encoded by the coding sequence ATGATTGCCTCAAAATACAACTGGCAAGTCTTAGCATCACAAGATAATCAGACAGTTAAAGACATTCAAGATGCATTTGGTGCGTCTCAATTAATTGCGCAAATCTTGGTTTCACGGGGCTATGACACGTTAGATAAAGTGAACCGATTCCTTCATCCAGACTTAGATATGTTGTACGACCCTTTTTTATTTTATGGGATGACAACTGCTGTTGATCGTATCATGGCCGCGATTGATAACAATGAGAAAATAGTTGTGTATGGTGATTATGATGTTGACGGTATGACAGCAACGACAATCATGACGTCTGCTTTGGAAATTATGGGGGCAAATGTTACTTATTTTGTACCAAGTCGGTTTAATGACGGCTATGGGCCAAATTTGGCAGCCTATCAACAATTAGTTGCCGAAGGAATGGAACTATTGATTACCGTTGATAATGGGGTAACGGGTTATGATGAAATTGCTTGGTTAAAAACGGTTGGTGTGGATACAATCGTTACGGATCATCACGAGTTACCAGATCAGCTACCGGAAGCTGTTGCGGTCATTCATCCAAGGCATCCGATGGGTGACTATCCGTTCGGTGCACTTTCTGGAGCGGGAGTTGCTTTTAAGGTAGCTTCGGCATTACTTGAAGCACCAGCAGATGAAATGCTTGACTTAGCAGCTATTGGGACGATCGCTGATGTCATGTCTTTGACCGACGAAAATCGAGTCATTGTTGCGTTAGGCCTTAAAAGTATTAATCAGGCACCACGTTTGGGAATTGAAGCCATTTTATCTTTGCTGTCTGGTCAAATTGATCAAGTCACTGCCGAAACAGTTGGCTTTCAAATTGCTCCCCGGCTTAATTCGCTGGGCCGTTTAAAAGACGCAACAGATGGGGTTAGATTACTGTTGAGTGATGATGACGATGAAGCTAAGCGCTTAGCAACACAGATTGATAGTTTAAATGATGAACGTAAGGCGTTGGTGGATTCAATCACTGAGCAAGCTTTGCAGCAAGCCGCAGGTGAGCGACAAAACGATGCAGTCTTGCTGATTGTCGGACAAGGTTGGCATGAGGGCGTTTTAGGTATCGTTGCCGCCCGGGTTCTTGAACACACAGGTAAACCGACAATTATTTTAAATCATGCTGGCGATATGATGAAGGGATCAGCCCGCTCGATTTCTGCATTCAATTTATACCAAGCTATGCAGCCCCATCGAGCGTTATATCATGCTTTTGGCGGACATGCGCTAGCAGCTGGAATGACTATTCCATTTGAAAATTTAGTTGCGGTACGAGAACTATTGAATCAAGCTGCGTTGACACAACATTTGGCAGAAGATAATCAATTGCCTTTATCGATTACCGCATCTGTTTCAGGACAAGACTTTAATCAACAAAATTTTGATCAATTACAATTATTAGCACCATTTGGACAAGATAATGCTGAACCTATTTTTTTGGTTGCACTGACAAATACACAAAATGTTAAAACAATGAGTGATGGGAAGCATTTACGATTTACGGGTCAAACCTCAGATCAACCATTACCAATTATTGGTTGGCAAATGGGAATGTATGCTGATGCTTTGACAGGGCATTATGATAGTTTAGAAGTTGTGGGGACGATGAGTAAAAACACTTTTCGTGGCGCTACAAATTATCAGATGATTGCTAAAGATATGCGAGCACAAGGGTCAGGCATTCTTGATATTCGCACATCACGTTTAACAAGGCAGACCTTTAACCATACCGCAACGTACATTTTCTTTAATCAGAAGGTTTATGAACAGCTTAATTCTGTGATTCAAGGAAACAGTCGTGCAATTTGGTGGGAGGATGCATTTAATTTGACGAATGCCGGTCTGATGGCGTTTGTTGATTTACCAGCGGATTTAGACCAATTACACCAAGTGTTGGCATATGTACCGGCAGATGGCTGGGCGCCTATTTTTTATACATCACACCCGGCATATTTACAGAAAGTACCGGGACATGCTGAATTTGCAACGTTTTATAAATTTATGATGCAGCAAAGACAGGTGGCATTGAAACAGTACTTCGATCAAATGGCTGCACATTTAAAAATGAGTCCGGAAACATTAAGATTGATAATCAATGTGTTTTTAGATGCAAAATTTGTTACAATTGAAAATGGTTTTTTAAATGCAGTTCAACAACCAGTGTCCACCGAGTTAGAACAAACGAAAAGTTATCAAGCGTATCTCAATAAACGTGAGATCGAGCGACAATTAATCTATAGTTCAACGAGTGAGCTTGAGCAACTGCTAAATGAATTAGCGAAAGCCGACTAA
- the rnz gene encoding ribonuclease Z, whose product MQLEFLGTGAGVPARYRNVTSIALRLLEELNEVWLFDAGEGTQQQMLRSTIRPRKVTKIFVTHLHGDHIFGLPGLLSSRSFQGGEEPLDIFGPRGIKNYIETSLRTSQTHLTYRINYHEQPDAGGTVFENEKFKVEALPLDHRILSFGYRIIEADHAGELLVDRLRELQIPAGPIYGRLKRGEDVVLSDGRTILAADVVGPSKKGRVVTILGDTRKTDNVRPLVQDATVVVHEATYGKGEGKLARAYYHSTSIQAAESAANGHVGRLLLTHISARYPGRLANELAYAAQTVFANTRVVQDFDVYDIPMGLQTNAGPIKLVEHVAQEDEEV is encoded by the coding sequence ATGCAACTTGAATTTTTGGGCACAGGTGCTGGCGTTCCAGCACGCTATCGAAATGTCACGAGTATCGCATTAAGACTATTAGAAGAACTAAATGAAGTTTGGTTATTTGATGCTGGCGAAGGCACGCAGCAGCAAATGTTACGTTCAACCATTCGGCCACGAAAGGTTACTAAAATTTTTGTGACGCATTTACATGGTGATCACATTTTTGGATTGCCTGGCTTATTGTCATCGCGTTCATTTCAGGGTGGTGAAGAACCATTGGATATTTTTGGCCCAAGAGGGATAAAAAATTATATTGAAACTAGTTTGCGAACATCTCAGACCCATTTAACCTATCGCATTAACTATCATGAACAACCAGATGCTGGTGGGACCGTTTTTGAAAATGAAAAATTTAAGGTTGAAGCATTGCCGTTAGACCACCGTATTTTATCGTTTGGGTATCGGATTATTGAGGCTGATCATGCAGGAGAATTATTGGTTGATCGGTTACGTGAGCTCCAAATACCTGCAGGACCAATTTATGGTCGCTTAAAGCGTGGCGAAGATGTTGTTCTGTCTGACGGTCGCACTATATTGGCTGCCGACGTTGTTGGACCATCTAAGAAAGGACGTGTTGTTACCATTCTAGGTGATACCCGTAAAACAGACAATGTTCGGCCTTTAGTCCAAGATGCGACGGTTGTTGTCCATGAGGCAACTTATGGTAAAGGTGAGGGGAAGTTGGCCCGAGCATACTATCATTCAACAAGCATTCAAGCAGCAGAAAGTGCGGCTAATGGCCATGTTGGACGTCTGTTATTGACCCATATTTCAGCTAGATATCCCGGCCGCTTAGCAAATGAGTTGGCATATGCGGCGCAAACTGTTTTTGCCAATACAAGAGTTGTGCAGGACTTTGATGTTTACGATATTCCAATGGGGTTGCAGACCAATGCTGGCCCAATTAAATTGGTTGAACATGTGGCGCAGGAAGATGAGGAAGTATAA
- a CDS encoding adenine phosphoribosyltransferase, with protein MTIDLHDYVASIPDFPESGIIFRDVTPLLADAAALKMATHQLAMYAQKQGATVVVAPESRGFLLGTPIAIELGIGFVPARKPGKLPRETVSEHYALEYGSATLEINRDAIKPGDKVVIVDDLLATGGTIAATINLVEKLGGEVVGLGFLIELNALSGRDILKGYDIHALLAYEGE; from the coding sequence ATGACAATTGATTTGCATGATTACGTTGCATCAATTCCTGATTTTCCGGAATCTGGGATTATTTTTCGAGATGTAACACCGTTGTTAGCAGATGCTGCTGCTTTAAAAATGGCAACGCATCAGTTAGCAATGTACGCACAAAAACAAGGTGCGACAGTAGTGGTAGCCCCCGAATCACGAGGCTTTTTGTTAGGAACGCCCATTGCAATTGAATTGGGGATTGGATTTGTACCAGCGCGAAAGCCGGGTAAATTACCAAGAGAAACCGTATCTGAGCACTATGCTTTAGAGTATGGCTCAGCGACTTTAGAAATTAATCGCGATGCGATTAAGCCAGGTGACAAAGTTGTTATTGTTGACGATTTATTGGCTACTGGTGGAACAATTGCAGCAACCATTAACCTAGTCGAAAAATTAGGCGGTGAAGTGGTTGGGCTTGGCTTTTTGATTGAACTTAATGCATTGAGTGGCCGTGATATCTTAAAGGGTTACGATATTCATGCTTTGTTGGCTTATGAAGGCGAATAG
- a CDS encoding cysteine hydrolase family protein, with protein MKALISIDYTNDFVADDGALTAGKPAQNLHAKILELTKQATEQQDFVVYAIDRHTIGDEYHPESRLFPAHNLAGTNGRQLFGALQAYYEKTADQANVYYMDKRHYSAFAGTDLDLRLRERKITEITLVGVCTDICVLHTAIDAYNLGYQINVPEAAVASFDAAGHAWALQHLKNTLGANIIEEND; from the coding sequence TTGTCGCTGATGATGGTGCGTTAACCGCGGGCAAGCCTGCACAAAATTTACATGCTAAAATCCTTGAATTGACAAAACAGGCCACCGAACAGCAAGATTTTGTCGTCTATGCTATTGATCGCCATACAATTGGGGATGAGTATCACCCTGAAAGTCGATTATTCCCTGCGCATAATTTAGCAGGTACGAATGGGCGTCAGTTATTTGGTGCGTTACAGGCTTACTATGAAAAAACGGCAGATCAGGCAAATGTTTATTATATGGATAAACGACACTATTCAGCATTTGCAGGGACCGATTTAGATCTTCGATTGCGTGAACGGAAAATTACAGAGATTACGCTAGTGGGTGTCTGCACAGATATATGTGTCTTACACACCGCAATTGATGCTTATAATTTAGGTTATCAAATTAATGTGCCTGAAGCGGCTGTTGCATCTTTTGATGCAGCAGGACATGCTTGGGCCTTGCAGCACTTAAAAAACACATTAGGTGCAAATATTATTGAAGAAAATGATTGA